The Micromonospora sp. Llam0 genome contains a region encoding:
- a CDS encoding IS1380 family transposase yields MRIRQDAPVVRATFDDPNLVSCAGLVPVMRLAEQAGLHDAVADRVRLPTDKGANPAGKVATIVAGMLAGADSIDDLDIARHGGMRSLFGGVYAPSTLGSFLRTFTHGHVRQLQAAARDTLIGLTGRAPILTGADTLCFVDIDSMLRRVYGKQKQGIGFGHAKVGGYNVYLRGYNPLVATLSTPLSAPVIAATRLRSGNAGSARGAATMIAEAITTARACGASGEIMVRADSAFYAKTVISGCRRRGVRFSVTCRIDPKIRAACDGIAADQWVDITYPQAVWDEDAGRWISDAQIAETTYTAFAGTRHEATARLIVRRVRRDDPQQIPGQDELLPTYRYHAVFTDSPYTLVQAEAQHRQHAIIEHVNADLITGPLAHLPSGHFSANDAWLTCAAITHNLTRAAGHLAAGTWSTARPATIRTRIITVAARLAHRARTIHLHLPEYWPWQAAFDNLFTAVQPAPG; encoded by the coding sequence GTGAGAATACGCCAGGACGCGCCGGTGGTGCGCGCGACGTTCGACGATCCGAATCTGGTGTCGTGTGCCGGTCTCGTTCCGGTGATGCGCCTTGCCGAGCAGGCCGGTCTGCACGACGCGGTCGCAGACCGGGTCAGGCTACCGACGGACAAGGGCGCGAACCCGGCCGGCAAGGTCGCCACGATCGTGGCCGGGATGCTCGCGGGCGCGGACAGCATCGACGACCTCGACATCGCCCGGCACGGCGGCATGCGGTCGCTGTTCGGCGGCGTGTACGCGCCGTCGACACTCGGGTCGTTCCTGCGTACGTTCACCCACGGGCACGTACGGCAGTTACAGGCCGCCGCCCGCGACACCCTGATCGGTCTGACCGGCCGGGCACCGATCCTGACCGGCGCCGACACCCTGTGCTTCGTGGACATCGACTCCATGCTGCGGCGGGTGTACGGCAAGCAGAAGCAGGGCATCGGGTTCGGCCACGCCAAGGTCGGCGGCTACAACGTCTACCTGCGCGGCTACAACCCCCTGGTCGCGACGCTGTCCACCCCGCTGTCCGCGCCGGTGATCGCCGCCACGAGGCTGCGGTCGGGTAACGCCGGCTCGGCCCGGGGCGCCGCCACCATGATCGCCGAGGCCATCACGACCGCCCGGGCATGCGGCGCTTCGGGGGAGATCATGGTGCGAGCGGACTCGGCGTTCTACGCCAAGACGGTGATCAGCGGCTGCCGGCGTCGTGGCGTGCGGTTCTCGGTCACCTGCCGCATCGACCCGAAGATCCGCGCCGCGTGCGACGGCATCGCCGCCGACCAGTGGGTCGACATCACCTATCCGCAGGCCGTCTGGGACGAAGACGCCGGCCGGTGGATCTCCGACGCGCAGATCGCCGAAACCACGTACACCGCGTTCGCCGGCACCCGACACGAGGCGACCGCCCGGCTGATCGTGCGCCGCGTCCGCCGCGACGACCCGCAACAGATCCCCGGCCAGGACGAACTCCTGCCGACCTACCGGTACCACGCCGTGTTCACCGACAGCCCGTACACCCTCGTCCAGGCCGAAGCCCAGCACCGGCAACACGCGATCATCGAGCACGTCAACGCCGACCTGATCACCGGGCCCCTCGCCCACCTGCCCTCCGGACACTTCAGCGCCAACGACGCCTGGCTGACCTGCGCCGCGATCACGCACAACCTCACCCGCGCCGCCGGACACCTCGCCGCGGGCACCTGGTCGACCGCCAGACCCGCCACCATCCGGACCCGGATCATCACCGTCGCGGCCCGCCTCGCCCACCGGGCCCGCACCATCCACCTACACCTGCCCGAGTACTGGCCCTGGCAGGCGGCGTTCGACAACCTGTTCACCGCCGTCCAGCCGGCACCCGGCTGA
- a CDS encoding response regulator transcription factor, translating into MTSVLVVDDQSLIRQAVTDILADDGGISVVGEAVNGTQAVGLAGSLRPDVVLMDIRMPELDGIGATAAICADPALAGTRVLILTTFEEDEYLVAALRAGASGFIGKGAEPEEIVRAVRAVHAGDALLSPAATRSLIERYVLPGSGPGTAGGSLAVPESFGQLTDREREVLLLVARGRSNQQIAQDLVISPHTAKTHVNRIMTKLYAHDRAQLVILAYESGLLTPGQT; encoded by the coding sequence GTGACCAGCGTGCTCGTCGTCGACGACCAGTCACTGATCCGGCAGGCCGTGACCGACATCCTCGCCGACGACGGCGGGATCAGCGTCGTCGGCGAAGCCGTCAACGGTACGCAGGCCGTCGGGCTCGCCGGGTCGCTGCGCCCCGACGTCGTCCTGATGGACATCCGGATGCCGGAACTCGACGGCATCGGCGCGACGGCTGCCATCTGCGCCGATCCGGCGCTGGCCGGGACCCGGGTGTTGATCCTCACCACGTTCGAGGAGGACGAGTACCTGGTGGCGGCGCTGCGGGCCGGTGCGAGCGGCTTCATCGGCAAAGGGGCGGAGCCGGAGGAGATCGTCCGGGCGGTGCGAGCGGTGCACGCCGGCGACGCGCTGCTGTCACCCGCCGCGACCCGCAGCCTCATCGAGCGGTACGTCCTACCGGGCTCGGGTCCGGGCACCGCCGGCGGCTCGCTTGCGGTCCCCGAGAGCTTCGGGCAGCTGACCGACCGGGAACGCGAGGTGCTGTTGCTGGTGGCCCGCGGCCGGTCGAACCAGCAGATCGCCCAGGACCTCGTGATATCGCCGCACACGGCGAAGACCCACGTCAACCGCATCATGACCAAGCTGTACGCGCACGACCGCGCCCAACTGGTCATCCTCGCCTACGAAAGCGGCCTGCTCACTCCCGGCCAGACCTGA
- a CDS encoding sensor histidine kinase, giving the protein MTTTAAVPADPRHRRPRVPPWVGDLVAAVIIVAMALTPFKVPEHEQAGPVTVALAIVPAVLLPLRRRWPLPVLAGCIAIYGLVAATGALEPGVVLAVLIAMFGAANRTDRRTTLTTACAAVFATTLLNLLTAIGSVFDPRAFQVTVLVAFAAAVGDGHRSRREYLRAIIERAERAEQTRESEARRQVTEERLRIARDLHDVVAHQISVISLNAGVASSALQTRPERAQQALGAIRGASRTVLTEIGDLLRVLRTEDDDPVNGAATAPQPGLHRLDQLVAGFTGAGLHVSLRIDGDLAAVTGAVDVVAYRVVQEGLTNAHKHGAEHRAHVLIEVDADRIHVVVTNPVSGRPADDRPEMPSGGHGLVGLRERVASVRGIVETGLSPGGHRLAATLPLPKEDPR; this is encoded by the coding sequence ATGACGACCACTGCGGCCGTGCCGGCGGACCCGAGGCACCGGCGTCCGCGCGTACCGCCGTGGGTCGGTGACCTCGTCGCAGCGGTGATCATCGTCGCGATGGCGCTCACCCCGTTCAAGGTTCCCGAGCACGAGCAGGCCGGGCCCGTCACCGTCGCCCTGGCGATCGTCCCGGCCGTGCTGCTGCCGCTGCGGCGGCGCTGGCCGCTGCCGGTGCTCGCCGGCTGTATCGCGATCTACGGTCTGGTGGCGGCCACCGGGGCGCTGGAGCCGGGCGTGGTGCTCGCCGTGTTGATCGCCATGTTCGGGGCGGCGAACCGCACGGACCGGCGGACCACGCTCACCACGGCCTGCGCCGCCGTCTTCGCGACGACCCTGCTGAACCTCCTGACCGCGATCGGTAGCGTGTTCGATCCCCGGGCCTTCCAGGTCACCGTCCTGGTCGCGTTCGCGGCTGCCGTCGGCGACGGACACCGGTCCCGGCGGGAATACCTGCGCGCCATCATCGAACGCGCCGAACGCGCCGAGCAGACCCGCGAATCGGAGGCACGCAGACAGGTCACCGAGGAGCGGCTGCGGATCGCCCGTGACCTGCACGACGTCGTCGCCCACCAGATCTCCGTGATCAGCCTCAACGCGGGGGTGGCGTCGTCGGCGCTGCAGACCCGCCCGGAGCGGGCCCAACAGGCCCTCGGTGCCATCCGTGGGGCCTCCCGGACGGTGCTCACCGAGATCGGCGACCTGCTGCGGGTGCTGCGTACCGAGGACGACGACCCCGTCAACGGGGCGGCGACCGCCCCGCAGCCCGGTCTGCACCGGCTCGACCAGCTGGTCGCTGGCTTCACCGGGGCCGGCCTTCACGTGTCGCTGCGTATCGACGGGGATCTGGCGGCGGTCACCGGCGCGGTCGACGTGGTCGCGTACCGGGTCGTCCAGGAAGGTCTCACCAACGCCCACAAGCACGGTGCCGAGCATCGCGCCCACGTCCTGATCGAGGTTGACGCCGATCGGATCCACGTAGTGGTCACGAACCCGGTGTCCGGCCGACCGGCCGACGACCGGCCCGAGATGCCCAGCGGCGGGCACGGCCTGGTCGGCCTGCGGGAACGGGTCGCCTCGGTCCGGGGCATCGTCGAAACTGGCCTGTCCCCGGGCGGCCACCGTCTTGCCGCCACCCTGCCACTGCCCAAGGAGGATCCCCGGTGA
- a CDS encoding ABC transporter ATP-binding protein, with amino-acid sequence MESPVISAVDVRKTYGRGTNSFDALKGVNFEIHDGESVAILGKSGSGKSTLMHILALLDAPTSGTITLGGVDTRTLRGSRLNQTRNKTFGFVFQQFFLTPNTSVLDNVVLPMKIAGVGRAERRRRGMAALEQLELADKAKNKAANLSGGQKQRVVIARALVNNPRIIFADEPTGNLDSATGAVVEDILFGLNRQNGITLIVVTHDEELASRCDRRILVRDGQLVSDSVAVPA; translated from the coding sequence ATGGAAAGCCCTGTCATCTCGGCTGTCGACGTACGAAAGACGTACGGTCGGGGCACGAACAGCTTCGACGCGCTGAAAGGCGTCAACTTCGAAATTCATGACGGAGAGAGTGTCGCGATCCTCGGCAAGAGCGGATCCGGCAAGTCGACCCTGATGCACATCCTCGCGCTGCTGGACGCCCCGACGTCGGGCACGATCACGCTGGGCGGGGTCGACACCCGTACGCTGCGCGGCAGCCGGCTCAACCAGACCCGGAACAAGACGTTCGGGTTCGTCTTCCAGCAGTTCTTCCTCACCCCGAACACCTCGGTGCTCGACAACGTCGTACTGCCGATGAAAATCGCCGGCGTGGGGCGCGCCGAGCGTAGACGGCGCGGCATGGCAGCCCTGGAGCAACTGGAGCTGGCCGACAAGGCGAAGAACAAGGCCGCGAACCTCTCCGGTGGGCAGAAACAACGCGTCGTGATCGCGCGGGCGCTGGTGAACAACCCGCGCATCATCTTCGCCGACGAGCCGACCGGCAACCTCGACTCCGCCACCGGCGCCGTCGTGGAGGACATTCTCTTCGGACTCAACCGGCAGAACGGCATCACCTTGATCGTCGTCACTCACGACGAGGAGCTCGCGTCGCGCTGTGACCGTCGCATCCTGGTCCGGGACGGCCAGCTGGTCAGCGACTCGGTGGCGGTGCCAGCATGA
- a CDS encoding ABC transporter permease, translating to MKISDLVGSATANTFRSKTRTLLTILAIFIGAFTLTLTSGLGTGINAYIDDTVTAIGASDVMTVIKTPDTDDGFGAADAGPAEYDPDTVSSGQDGPPGQTVVALTPADLDTLADIDGVLDVQATRSISADYIQVGDGTRYVVDVGGLVAGQRTPLAAGAEPDDASSQLQLALPTSYVEPLGFADDAAAVGQTVSIAVTDAQRTQQVIEATIVGVAEETLATGGGVVPNDALTDALFDAQNTGVPAAEAQRYAQASIWFDPAATDGQISALKDRLADAGYTGSTVADQLGAFRTVIDGIVWVLNAFAVIALLAASFGIVNTLFMSVQERTREIGLMKAMGMGSGKVFGLFSLEATVIGFLGSAIGAVLAIAAGTAISSALSGGFLSDLPGLTLIAFEPISIAVIIGLVMAIAFLAGTLPASRAARADPVDSLRYE from the coding sequence ATGAAGATCTCCGACCTGGTCGGTTCGGCCACCGCGAACACGTTCCGATCGAAGACCCGTACGCTGCTGACGATTCTGGCGATCTTCATCGGCGCGTTCACCTTGACGCTGACCAGCGGGCTGGGCACCGGCATCAACGCGTACATCGACGATACGGTGACGGCGATCGGCGCGTCCGACGTCATGACGGTCATCAAGACCCCGGACACCGACGACGGGTTCGGTGCCGCCGATGCCGGACCGGCCGAGTACGACCCGGACACAGTGTCGAGCGGGCAGGACGGGCCACCCGGGCAGACGGTCGTCGCGCTCACCCCGGCCGACCTCGACACGCTGGCCGACATCGACGGCGTCCTCGACGTGCAGGCCACCAGGTCGATCAGCGCCGACTACATCCAGGTCGGCGACGGTACGCGGTACGTCGTCGACGTCGGCGGGCTGGTCGCCGGGCAGCGGACCCCGCTGGCCGCCGGGGCCGAGCCGGACGACGCGTCGTCGCAGCTGCAGCTCGCGCTCCCGACGTCGTACGTCGAGCCCCTCGGCTTCGCTGACGACGCGGCGGCGGTCGGGCAGACCGTCTCGATCGCGGTCACCGACGCGCAGCGGACCCAGCAGGTGATCGAGGCGACGATCGTCGGGGTGGCCGAGGAGACGCTGGCGACCGGGGGCGGCGTCGTGCCCAACGACGCGTTGACCGACGCGCTGTTCGACGCGCAGAACACCGGTGTCCCGGCCGCCGAGGCGCAGCGGTACGCCCAGGCGAGCATCTGGTTCGACCCGGCCGCGACCGACGGGCAGATCAGCGCGCTGAAGGATCGGCTGGCCGACGCCGGCTACACCGGGAGTACGGTCGCCGACCAGCTCGGGGCGTTCCGGACCGTCATCGACGGCATCGTCTGGGTGCTCAACGCCTTCGCGGTGATCGCCCTGCTGGCGGCGAGTTTCGGGATCGTCAACACGCTGTTCATGTCGGTGCAGGAGCGCACCCGCGAGATCGGCCTGATGAAGGCGATGGGCATGGGCTCCGGCAAGGTGTTCGGCCTGTTCAGCCTGGAAGCCACCGTCATCGGTTTCCTCGGCAGCGCGATCGGCGCGGTGCTGGCGATCGCGGCGGGTACCGCGATCAGCAGTGCGCTGTCCGGCGGTTTCCTGTCGGACCTGCCGGGGCTCACGCTGATCGCCTTCGAGCCAATCTCCATCGCGGTGATCATCGGCCTGGTGATGGCGATCGCGTTCCTGGCCGGCACGTTGCCCGCGTCGCGGGCGGCCCGGGCCGACCCGGTCGACTCGCTGCGCTACGAGTAG